The window TTGTACATGTCCTTTGCTGTCAATTCTcttcatagaaaaaataaactCCTATATAATTGGCCACTTGAGTGTTAGTTTTGCCCGTAGGAATTTCTAAACACTTAAATCAAGTACTTACCTTTCTCCTAAGAGTGAATTGCTTTGGGATAATACCCACATGAAGGGCCAAATCATACCTGCCATGTCTGCTCTTTATCACACTGGAGATGGGAGTGAGAAACCTACCAATCAAATTCAAGTATTGGCTTGTTGGAATTCCCCAAGAGCCCTGAAGGAGGTCCCCAGACCCACCATTAATAAGGAGGCCACGAGACCCTCACCGCTTAAAGGTTCTCGTATCATACTTGCATTTAAAGTTGAGGGTAAGGAAGAGTATTCACTAAAAAATAATGCACTACACGACATACACATGACATGCTATAATTAACTTCCATACATCACATGCATCAAGTAACACGTAAAATTGTAAACTACCTCACAATACGAAAACATAGGCATACACATCAATCatgtaaaataataattacaatTACTTGTAAAAACATTTTAATGAACTATCCATCTAATATTCAGAAGGTCTTATAAAATGGGCCTAAGGTAAATGGGTAATTTGGTTTTAACCAATGCAAAACAagttctatcaaaaaaaaaaaccaatgcaAAACAAGGCTAAACTTGTAATTTTCATATCATTTTCCTAATTATATAAtggaaaaagttttcatacatggctgtgtaagccgtgtatgtgagagggtctctcacaaagagttgaaaaaatcataaatttccacccattaattaatgccttgaaactcccaccttctcacatacacgtatgtatgaaaacttttcccttatATAATTTCAAACAATTCTTAAATTATACAATAAAAGCTGATATAAATTACTGCTTATgtcaataaacccaaaatagattcAAACCGGCTCATAATCAagtcaaacccaaaataggttCGTGTCCAACTCATAACCAGacatgggttgacccatttcCAGATTTTAACTATTAGAATTTATTGGGCATGATGGGCTTTAACCCCAACACTCATATAATTCAGCTAAGAGCTCCCATGGATCGAACTTGCAGAGATTGACCTTGACAATGAAAGTAACGAGAGGgataaagaattgaagaagccaccttCTTCAAGTAGCGACCAGCGAACAATAAGTTCTTCATTAGTGGGGTGGAATCAGAAGCATGTTAGGCCGGTGGGGGAGCTGCGGCTGTTGCAAGCTCGTTGTAACAGTGCTTGCCATAACtgaataattaattaatcagTTTCAATTTGGAAatttagaataaaataaaaattctatttgatttgattttgattttgatttaagTCCATTCACCCCGACTAAGAACCAAATCGGTTTACACCCTTATCTCTAATACATACATTCTAAACAGATCAAATTTGAATTGAATATAGCATTATCCGATAGGCATTTGATTAGCTTTCAAATGGATTCAAATAGTTTTTGGAAACCAATTTTTCGAATATGAATTTTCTCTAAATAGATATAGACATGAATCAAATACATATTttcaattatccatttacatccctagtggaAAATCTGGAGACTAGAGAGTGGAGTCGAGGTCTGGAGAAAGCAGCGCTGCAGCCTTATTGCTTACATGGAGCGGTGGAGAACTGGAAAAGGCAAGAATTCGAAAAGACGAGAAGGTAAAGGGTTGAGTCCACGACCTCACTAGGGTTGATGTTGAAGTGATATATTTAAAATTACATAGATGTCTTCATGAatctttttatttcatttaatttattttaatatatcaCGAATTTAATAAAAAcattttaatattaaaaaataatattcatAATACTATTATTTAATTATAGGGGAAAAGAAAACTTTGGTTGCATGGCCCATGTGGCTCCTGTAAACTCTGACTAGACACAAAAGCACACGCAAGTATTGTGCTGTcccatggaaaggtgaaaatcccgTCCAGAGAGATGCTTACGTGCGCCAACACATACATGCAGGCTCTAGAGACCCAGGCAACCATCTCTTTCcgttaattatatttttataatcaACCTAAAAAATAGGTAATATTTAATGTGATTCTTAATTTGAAagtatttatatttataatattaaaatatatatctTTATTAACATCCAATTAACTTTCGAATACCTTTTTATATAGTTTTAAAAACCCCATTTTTTTTGGACCAAAAAATATCTATATTTTTTGAATATCTAAGTTAATACAAATATGAACCGGATATTGGATTTTCAACTATCCATTACAAGTTTTACAACCCTATGAGGTGCGTTTAATAGTCGCTGCcatagggaagaaagaaaaagacccCCAACGAAAGAAGTAATTAATTCGTCGAACGCCACGTGGCTAATCGTGATCAGGAGGTTAACCGGATAACCGACTTCGCCGTCCCTTAATATTTCCCGTATAAATATACAGCCCGCCCCAATTGCGCAGCCCTAATTTTCATCTCTTATTTCCGCTCTCGCACGGGAAGGGGAGCCCGAGAGAGAAGACAGGCGAAGAGAGATCGGATTTAAAACAGGTTTGTTTGTTCATTCCTCCTCAAAACCCTACTCTTATTTGTTTGGTCTCACGTAGGGTTTAGTTTATGAGTTAATACTGTTAGAATTTTAAACTCTATTCCTGAATCATGAATCCTGGTATGAAGCAATTTTGTTATTTCTCCATTAGACTGTTCAAATTCGATAATTGATGTCCTGATCTGTTTTTGActcttcctttttgtttgtAGTTCCTGTCAGATCAAGTGAagaattaggttttttttttttttttacggtTTGGAATCCCTATCCGAAGGGTTTTGTAGCCTCagctttttgtgtttttgtgaGAACGATTCTGAGAAGTAAACATGGCATCCATAGACGCTGAGTTAGCTAGTACccaggaagaaaggaagaagatggagcagCAGCTCGCATCCCTGACCTCTGTTACCTATGATGTTGATCTTTATGGCGGAGACAACCGGTTCGAGGGTTATGAGCGATCCATTCCCgtgaatgaagatgaagaaaatctAGACGCCATGGATTCTGAGGTTGCCAGAAAATTGGCTTCTTACACGGCTCCTAAGTCGGTTCTGAAGGAGATGCCCCGAGGTGCGGATGAAGATGATGACTTAGGTTTTAAGAAACCTCAAAGGATCATTGATAGGGAGGATGATTATAGGAAGCGGAGACTTAGTCGGGTGATTTCACCTGATCGGAATGATGCTTTTGCCATGGGCGATAAGACTCCCGATGTGTCTGTTAGGACCTACGCAGATGTTATGAGGGAGGAGgcattgaagagagagaaagaagatacTTTGAGAGCCatagcaaagaagaagaaagatgaagaggagAATAAAACCTTGGAAAAGGAGAGGGATGCTGGGGCTGCCCCTGAACAGCCCACTCAGAAGAGGAGGAACCGGTGGGATCAGTCTCAGGATCCAGAAACTACTAGCAAAAAGGCAAAAACTGCATCTTCGGCTTCGGATTGGGACATGCCTGATTCAACCCCTGGAATTGGTCGGTGGGATGCAACGCCTACGCCTGGGAGGGTAGGTGATGCAACGCCTTCCTTATCTAGAAGGAACCGGTGGGATGAGACCCCAACTCCTGGCCGTTTGGCCGATGCTGATGCCACCCCTGCTGGTGGGGTAACACCTGGGGCTACTCCGGCTGGCATGACATGGGATGCTACTCCTAAATTGGCAGGGCTTGCTACCCCAACTCCCAAGCGTCAGAGATCAAGATGGGATGAGACACCTGCAAGCATGGGGAGTGCCACACCATTGCCTGGGGCTACACCAGCTGCAGCATACACACCCGGTGTGACTCCAGTTGGAGGGATTGACCTTGCAACTCCAACTCCAGGAGCTATCAATCTTCGTGGTGCCCTTACACCTGAACAGTATAACTTACTCCGATGGGAGAGGGACATTGAAGAGAGAAACCGCCCATTGAGTGATGAGGAGCTTGATTCGATGTTCCCGCAGGAGGGTTATAAGATCCTTGATCCACCAGCCTCATATGCTCCTATTAGAACACCAGCAAGGAAACTTCTTGCTACACCAACTCCTCTAGGGACTCCTCTTTATGCGATCCCAGAAGAAAACCGTGGGCAGCAGTTTGATGTTCCAAAAGAAGCACCAGGTGGGCTGCCATTTATGAAGCCAGAGGATTACCAATACTTTGGAGCGTTGttgaatgaagaaaatgaagaagaacttTCACCCGAAGaacagaaagagaggaagatcaTGAAGCTTCTGCTCAAGGTTAAGAATGGAACTCCTCCACAGAGAAAAACAGCATTGAGGCAGCTCACTGATAAAGCTCGAGAGTTTGGTGCAGGTCCACTGTTTAACAGAATTCTGCCTTTGCTTATGCGGCCCACGTTGGAAGATCAAGAGAGGCACCTTTTGGTCAAAGTTATTGATAGGGTGCTATATAAGTTGGATGAACTGGTTCGTCCTTTCGTTCACAAAATTTTGGTTGTTATTGAACCTCTCTTGATTGATGAGGACTACTATGCCCGTGTGGAGGGACGAGAGATCATTTCCAATCTTAGCAAGGCAGCTGGTTTGGCCACTATGATTGCTGCAATGCGACCGGATATCGACAATATAGATGAATATGTCAGGAACACAACTGCTAGGGCTTTCAGTGTTGTTGCATCTGCTCTAGGAATTCCTGCACTATTGCCCTTTTTGAAAGCTGTGTGTCAGAGTAAGAAATCCTGGCAAGCTCGTCACACGGGAATCAAGATTGTGCAGCAGATTGCCATCTTGATAGGTTGTGCAGTTCTTCCTCATCTTAGGTCCCTTGTGGAAATTATAGAGCATGGTCTCAATGATGAGAACCAGAAGGTGAGAACGATTACTGCATTATCTCTGGCTGCTCTTGCTGAAGCAGCTGCTCCATATGGTATTGAAAGCTTTGATTCAGTCTTGAAGCCTTTGTGGAAGGGGATCCGGTCACACCGTGGG is drawn from Telopea speciosissima isolate NSW1024214 ecotype Mountain lineage chromosome 1, Tspe_v1, whole genome shotgun sequence and contains these coding sequences:
- the LOC122639485 gene encoding splicing factor 3B subunit 1 translates to MASIDAELASTQEERKKMEQQLASLTSVTYDVDLYGGDNRFEGYERSIPVNEDEENLDAMDSEVARKLASYTAPKSVLKEMPRGADEDDDLGFKKPQRIIDREDDYRKRRLSRVISPDRNDAFAMGDKTPDVSVRTYADVMREEALKREKEDTLRAIAKKKKDEEENKTLEKERDAGAAPEQPTQKRRNRWDQSQDPETTSKKAKTASSASDWDMPDSTPGIGRWDATPTPGRVGDATPSLSRRNRWDETPTPGRLADADATPAGGVTPGATPAGMTWDATPKLAGLATPTPKRQRSRWDETPASMGSATPLPGATPAAAYTPGVTPVGGIDLATPTPGAINLRGALTPEQYNLLRWERDIEERNRPLSDEELDSMFPQEGYKILDPPASYAPIRTPARKLLATPTPLGTPLYAIPEENRGQQFDVPKEAPGGLPFMKPEDYQYFGALLNEENEEELSPEEQKERKIMKLLLKVKNGTPPQRKTALRQLTDKAREFGAGPLFNRILPLLMRPTLEDQERHLLVKVIDRVLYKLDELVRPFVHKILVVIEPLLIDEDYYARVEGREIISNLSKAAGLATMIAAMRPDIDNIDEYVRNTTARAFSVVASALGIPALLPFLKAVCQSKKSWQARHTGIKIVQQIAILIGCAVLPHLRSLVEIIEHGLNDENQKVRTITALSLAALAEAAAPYGIESFDSVLKPLWKGIRSHRGKVLAAFLKAIGFIIPLMDAMYASYYTKEVMFILIREFQSPDEEMKKIVLKVVKQCVSTEGVEADYIRNDILPEFFRNFWVRRMALDRRNYRQLVDTTVEIANKVGVADIVGRIVEDLKDESEPYRRMVMETIEKVLTNLGASDINDRLEELLIDGILYAFQEQTSDDANVMLTGFGAVVNALGLKVKAYLPQICGTIKWRLNNKSAKVRQQAADLISRIAVVMKQCQEEQLMGHLGVVLYEYLGEEYPEVLGSILGALKAIVNVIGMTKMTPPIKDLLPRLTPILKNRHEKVQENCIDLVGRIADRGAEFVPAREWMRICFELLEMLKAHKKGIRRATVNTFGYIAKAIGPQDVLATLLNNLKVQERQNRVCTTVAIAIVAETCSPFTVLPALMNEYRVPELNVQNGVLKSLSFLFEYIGEMGKDYIYAVTPLLEDALMDRDLVHRQTAASAVKHMALGVAGLGCEDALVHLLNYVWPNIFETSPHVINAVMEAIEGMRVALGAAAILNYCLQGLFHPARKVREVYWKIYNALYIGAQDALVAANPVLEDEENNIFSRPELMMFV